One stretch of Akkermansia sp. RCC_12PD DNA includes these proteins:
- a CDS encoding nucleoid-associated protein: MNIRLGIPKYATVQMVGNKADGEGITFATEVEDLSLAVDFLTILVKNVFKFEVLSQFDCIDSLDLNPTYRFIKAIFEKEDEFVKQSNNLARHLYDQSIHPNIKNGEFYVIYLTDCGINDDSVDGILLLKTEIKDKFLTVANENGNLSIVPQVGISTKHIDKGCFILNTKPDDGYILSIVDTSTIRMDGLYWTNNFLYAKKLVNDFQLTRDITSFCSSAIHQIAKQYPEKTVELAKAARNVALMLQNDGVMVNTSEMLSALSVDAEIANQLSNYRRDYENRNGEISDSFLCVSNAAKRKAITKANLIKLGSDFEVKILDPSTDIEQGYDKEKRKNYIKLYYR, from the coding sequence ATGAATATTAGATTAGGAATTCCGAAATATGCCACCGTGCAAATGGTTGGTAATAAGGCCGACGGTGAAGGCATTACTTTTGCTACTGAAGTAGAAGATCTGTCGCTTGCAGTAGATTTCTTGACTATTTTGGTCAAGAACGTATTTAAGTTTGAGGTTTTGAGTCAGTTTGACTGCATTGATTCTTTAGATTTGAATCCGACATATCGGTTTATCAAAGCCATTTTCGAAAAGGAAGATGAGTTTGTCAAACAGTCCAATAATTTGGCTCGACACTTGTATGATCAAAGCATTCATCCCAATATAAAAAATGGTGAGTTTTATGTAATCTATTTAACAGATTGTGGCATTAATGATGATTCTGTAGATGGTATCTTGTTATTGAAAACAGAAATAAAAGACAAATTCTTAACAGTTGCCAATGAAAATGGTAACCTTTCTATTGTTCCTCAAGTGGGAATTAGTACGAAGCATATAGATAAAGGTTGTTTTATTCTCAATACAAAACCTGATGATGGTTATATCCTATCTATCGTTGATACATCAACAATTAGAATGGATGGACTTTATTGGACTAATAATTTCCTTTATGCAAAGAAACTTGTTAATGACTTTCAGTTAACGAGAGATATAACATCTTTTTGCTCATCTGCAATCCATCAAATAGCAAAACAGTATCCCGAAAAAACAGTTGAGTTAGCCAAAGCTGCTCGGAATGTTGCTTTAATGTTACAGAATGATGGTGTAATGGTTAATACTTCCGAAATGCTTTCTGCATTATCTGTAGATGCCGAAATTGCCAATCAATTATCGAACTATAGACGAGACTATGAAAATAGAAATGGAGAAATCTCAGATTCTTTTCTTTGTGTATCCAATGCAGCAAAGAGAAAAGCTATTACAAAAGCAAATCTTATAAAACTTGGCTCTGATTTCGAAGTGAAAATTTTGGATCCTTCGACCGATATAGAACAAGGATACGACAAAGAAAAAAGAAAGAACTATATTAAATTGTACTATCGCTGA
- a CDS encoding dsDNA nuclease domain-containing protein, whose product MSTPSQEQNKRSAADIFVAFEYQWDYFVLMLLKSLDQSTTISFELHDDVGEQSDHRLILYQVKHSVQKNARGETKSLSNRDIDLWKTISIWMKLIEEQSDFLENTEFQLVTNKKISENAFIKAIENFKITHSIEDLRSAIVEIQASKRSKGDASGVSGSKKSRIDVSKIISDLLNKPYLVDFIGKISVSTTSDILKEDIKELMYSRFALNRNRIDWVYNNLMSSLKDNAIDNILAGKSVSFTGAIFAEQYQSILDIGRKKLHFRTDYSYRDFEGNPRELLFIKQLFAVNDTQEDDTDRIAALTTSWLRFHNNFHDHWDDNTLISYDIDKLTQDVCSAWRTFHHSAHRNIPPNPRQEDLYEAGCNTVDKLREKDFKLADASLGSEVSEGCIYYYSNSSTAIIPELPLIGWHLDWENKFKKK is encoded by the coding sequence ATGAGTACCCCCTCTCAAGAACAAAACAAGCGCTCGGCCGCAGATATTTTTGTGGCATTTGAGTATCAGTGGGATTACTTCGTGTTGATGTTATTAAAGTCGTTGGACCAATCCACAACTATTAGTTTCGAATTACACGATGATGTTGGCGAACAGTCAGACCATAGGCTAATCCTTTACCAAGTCAAACATAGTGTGCAAAAAAATGCTCGTGGAGAAACAAAGTCTTTAAGTAACCGTGATATAGATTTATGGAAGACTATTTCTATTTGGATGAAGTTAATAGAGGAACAATCCGATTTTTTAGAAAATACCGAATTTCAATTAGTGACTAATAAAAAAATCTCCGAAAATGCTTTCATAAAGGCAATTGAGAATTTTAAGATAACGCATTCTATTGAGGATCTTAGGTCGGCAATAGTAGAAATACAAGCGTCCAAAAGGTCTAAAGGAGATGCTTCCGGGGTAAGTGGCTCTAAAAAGAGCCGCATTGACGTATCTAAAATAATTTCAGACCTTTTGAATAAGCCATACTTAGTTGATTTTATTGGTAAAATTTCTGTATCAACAACTTCAGATATACTTAAGGAAGACATAAAAGAACTGATGTACAGTCGATTCGCCTTAAATCGAAACCGCATAGATTGGGTTTATAATAATCTGATGAGTAGTTTAAAAGATAATGCCATTGATAACATTTTGGCAGGTAAATCCGTGTCATTTACTGGAGCTATTTTTGCAGAACAATATCAGAGCATCCTTGATATAGGGCGTAAGAAGCTTCATTTTCGAACAGACTATAGTTACCGGGATTTCGAAGGAAACCCTCGAGAACTGTTGTTCATAAAACAATTATTCGCAGTTAATGATACACAAGAAGATGATACAGATAGAATTGCGGCTTTAACAACTAGTTGGCTTCGATTCCATAACAATTTTCATGATCATTGGGATGACAATACTTTGATTTCTTATGACATTGATAAATTAACTCAAGATGTTTGCTCGGCTTGGCGTACGTTTCATCATTCTGCTCACCGTAATATCCCTCCTAATCCAAGACAAGAGGACTTATACGAAGCTGGATGTAACACCGTCGATAAATTACGAGAAAAGGATTTTAAGTTAGCTGACGCTTCTTTAGGATCTGAAGTTAGCGAAGGGTGTATTTACTACTATTCCAATTCTTCAACAGCAATTATTCCTGAGTTGCCGCTTATAGGTTGGCATCTTGATTGGGAAAATAAATTTAAGAAGAAATGA
- a CDS encoding nucleotidyl transferase AbiEii/AbiGii toxin family protein — protein MKFDHYTSYSEVITNHAGKVLASLWGALENYRHGMVLIGGLVPRFICSGNMNTTLLRPVTLDVDLGISVAVDGDMSPIDWKLRALGYREDQKEGGRFMADIDGIRIPIDFLTEHVRPTSSIEIAGIRASNLLGVKRAIESSRKIMFEVPDEEGEAIQVPLRVCEAGAFLMLKLRAFLHRRQPKDAYDLYYVMRYYDGKHQDGWNIFQQFAFEKKSGNTATQDALQCLETCFGREEDEGPSKAADFVGTYVSSEMALEIRQTLVTAAEALSRC, from the coding sequence ATGAAATTTGATCATTATACCAGCTACAGCGAAGTTATTACGAATCATGCGGGAAAGGTGCTTGCCTCCCTGTGGGGAGCCTTGGAAAACTATCGTCATGGCATGGTTTTAATAGGGGGCCTGGTGCCCAGGTTCATCTGTTCCGGCAATATGAATACCACTCTCTTGAGGCCGGTGACTCTTGATGTGGATTTGGGAATCAGTGTTGCCGTAGACGGGGACATGTCACCTATCGATTGGAAATTGAGAGCATTGGGGTATCGGGAAGATCAGAAGGAAGGAGGGCGTTTTATGGCAGATATAGATGGCATTCGTATCCCTATTGACTTTCTCACAGAGCACGTCCGCCCCACCAGTTCGATAGAAATAGCCGGAATCAGAGCCAGTAATTTGCTGGGCGTTAAACGGGCTATCGAGTCCTCCCGCAAAATCATGTTTGAAGTTCCAGATGAAGAGGGGGAGGCCATACAGGTTCCTCTGCGTGTTTGTGAAGCAGGAGCTTTCCTCATGCTTAAGTTGCGGGCGTTTCTTCATCGCCGCCAACCCAAGGATGCCTACGACCTGTATTACGTCATGCGCTACTACGATGGGAAGCATCAGGATGGCTGGAATATTTTCCAACAGTTTGCATTCGAGAAGAAATCGGGCAATACCGCAACACAGGACGCACTTCAATGTCTGGAAACCTGTTTCGGCAGGGAAGAAGACGAAGGTCCCTCCAAAGCCGCCGATTTTGTGGGGACATACGTTTCTTCTGAAATGGCTCTGGAAATTCGTCAAACTCTCGTGACTGCGGCAGAGGCTTTGTCACGTTGTTAA
- a CDS encoding DUF3732 domain-containing protein, whose translation MNLYIASIRLWFKGFLENEENAITYRFEPDKINVITGDSSTGKSSILGVIDYCLLSDAPTIVENIINENVEYYGINIYLNGKSYILIRKAPHLGTGTQDVHWSKQKEYPIPYTPTHSVGEMKVLLSEMFQVPDHNKKVGRKNIPMSFRHFLPLNYLTEDIISSANTYFDTAFFVDKSFDSFLNFALEYANGIRCHNSREIEDKIQKAEKDLKQYQENHLKAQVVEREYKESLISIYKQAFQLNLVSPDNLFLQEDAGELRRYIQHTISEYDQLIKNDEDTTKLERLKNRKDQIKATLNTYDSLLSEMKRNKNSGAKVQDSLKPIKYIKNHIDEVVSSSDTIELLKLLEKQLIQIKEENPIQTELPADFNSRYDELNKELTTIEEELRHFSTLRKTIANPKWVNQAVSLKYRLKDLKKPNPDTYQSSVEEAKISKLTALNSQLGQIHLMPHDVKVELNKSINEYFQSPNGMVDSYPDSTMLYDDENRRISLLKNGEHYPIRNIGSKSNYMFLHLCFFLGLHKSIKSHHSEQVGSFLFIDQPSMPYYADKDILNNDDRRQLTKAFRLLNDFMNEMIGELGEHFQIILIEHADESYWKNLEFYHTARKFSKTENGGLVPKYIYEKK comes from the coding sequence ATGAATTTATATATTGCAAGCATAAGATTGTGGTTCAAGGGTTTTCTTGAAAATGAAGAGAACGCGATAACGTATCGCTTTGAGCCAGATAAAATAAATGTAATTACCGGAGATTCTTCTACTGGGAAATCATCTATACTCGGAGTTATTGATTATTGTCTTCTGTCAGATGCTCCAACAATTGTTGAAAACATAATTAATGAAAATGTTGAGTATTATGGTATAAACATTTATCTCAATGGGAAAAGTTATATTCTTATAAGGAAAGCTCCTCATTTGGGGACAGGAACTCAAGATGTGCATTGGTCGAAACAGAAAGAATACCCAATCCCGTATACTCCGACTCATTCGGTGGGTGAAATGAAAGTTTTGCTTTCCGAGATGTTTCAGGTTCCAGATCATAATAAAAAAGTGGGACGAAAGAATATCCCTATGTCATTTCGACACTTTCTTCCGCTCAACTACTTGACTGAAGATATTATTTCATCTGCAAATACATATTTCGACACTGCCTTCTTCGTTGACAAGAGTTTCGACTCTTTTCTTAATTTTGCATTGGAATACGCCAATGGAATTCGTTGTCATAATAGTAGAGAAATAGAAGACAAAATTCAAAAAGCAGAAAAAGATTTAAAGCAATATCAAGAGAATCACCTTAAGGCGCAAGTCGTTGAAAGAGAATATAAGGAAAGTCTTATTTCTATCTACAAACAGGCGTTCCAGCTTAATTTGGTTTCTCCTGATAATCTATTTCTACAAGAGGACGCAGGAGAACTTAGACGCTATATTCAGCATACCATATCTGAGTATGACCAATTAATCAAAAATGATGAAGATACTACAAAATTAGAACGTCTGAAAAATCGCAAAGACCAGATTAAAGCAACTCTGAATACCTATGACTCTCTGTTATCAGAGATGAAGAGAAATAAGAACTCAGGCGCAAAAGTACAGGACAGCTTAAAACCGATTAAGTATATAAAGAATCATATCGACGAGGTTGTAAGCTCGTCTGATACAATTGAACTTCTTAAGCTATTGGAGAAACAGCTTATTCAAATCAAGGAAGAGAATCCTATTCAGACGGAATTACCGGCAGACTTCAATTCAAGGTATGATGAATTGAATAAGGAACTTACTACTATTGAAGAGGAGTTAAGACATTTTTCCACTCTTCGTAAAACGATTGCTAACCCTAAATGGGTGAACCAAGCGGTAAGCCTTAAGTATCGTCTAAAAGATTTAAAAAAGCCTAATCCAGATACTTATCAATCAAGTGTTGAAGAAGCTAAAATTTCTAAATTAACTGCCTTAAATTCTCAGCTTGGACAAATCCACTTGATGCCACATGACGTAAAGGTGGAATTGAATAAATCTATTAACGAGTATTTTCAATCTCCAAATGGTATGGTGGACTCTTACCCAGATTCTACCATGTTGTATGACGATGAGAACCGTAGAATCTCATTATTGAAAAATGGCGAACATTACCCCATCCGTAACATTGGTAGCAAGTCTAACTATATGTTTTTGCATCTTTGTTTCTTCCTTGGACTTCATAAGTCAATAAAGTCTCATCATTCTGAACAAGTTGGTTCGTTTCTTTTCATAGACCAGCCGAGTATGCCCTACTACGCTGATAAAGATATCCTCAATAATGATGACAGGAGACAATTGACGAAGGCATTCCGATTGCTGAATGACTTTATGAATGAAATGATTGGCGAGCTCGGAGAGCATTTCCAAATCATTTTGATTGAGCATGCTGATGAATCGTATTGGAAGAACCTAGAATTTTACCATACAGCTAGGAAATTTTCCAAGACTGAAAATGGTGGATTAGTCCCTAAATATATTTACGAGAAAAAATGA
- a CDS encoding protein kinase, producing the protein MHEALVSLPSAQKVGPYVIERVLGHGANGIAYLAHDKTLDRKVVLKEHYPQELCTRDADSHCLIPLDEDTEHIFAESVNQFIREARLIASLEHPSIIKIHRVFSLSPTTCFYVMPLLEGGTLRDVIHSGKRIPPSSIISWLQALVSALDCLNRNHIVHLDIKPGNILFTK; encoded by the coding sequence ATGCACGAAGCACTCGTTTCCCTCCCTTCCGCCCAAAAGGTCGGTCCCTACGTGATCGAACGTGTCCTCGGTCACGGGGCGAACGGCATTGCGTATCTGGCCCATGACAAGACGCTGGACAGAAAGGTCGTCCTCAAGGAACACTATCCTCAGGAGCTTTGCACCAGAGATGCCGACTCCCATTGCCTGATTCCCCTGGATGAAGACACGGAACACATCTTTGCCGAATCCGTCAACCAGTTCATCAGGGAAGCCCGGCTGATTGCTTCCTTGGAACATCCCTCCATCATCAAGATACACAGGGTATTCAGTCTTTCGCCCACAACCTGCTTTTATGTGATGCCTCTTCTTGAGGGTGGAACCCTGCGGGATGTTATCCACTCGGGCAAACGCATTCCTCCAAGCTCCATCATCTCATGGCTTCAGGCTCTGGTCTCGGCTCTCGACTGCCTGAACCGGAATCACATCGTCCATCTGGACATCAAGCCCGGCAATATCCTTTTCACAAAATAA
- a CDS encoding DUF932 domain-containing protein: MNNIIALPHHPATARHILPLEDTRQAAHLQQRNIIPEPAAAPVVPPTVFRKGLLLHCGAEVVDRRTLSHVETPSCTESWFPLPHDFLLKEVESQLAAYGFGIGETTHALSHEGKRYFGVLQILRPDDGPGDYSWIVGIRNSHDKTFPASLVMGTRVFVCDNLAFNGEVKLSRKHTRFAVRDLRFMTSRAVGRLGEQFHREDERIAAYKKQRLTDKAAHDLLIRAVDCRAITPTVLPEVIRYWREPLHEEFRSRTVWSLFNAFTEQFKAVNPHVVAKRSQALHGLCDSVCGLIA; the protein is encoded by the coding sequence ATGAACAATATTATCGCATTGCCTCACCATCCGGCGACAGCCCGGCACATCCTGCCTTTGGAAGATACCAGACAGGCAGCCCACCTCCAGCAGAGAAACATCATACCGGAACCGGCAGCGGCTCCGGTCGTTCCCCCAACCGTATTCCGTAAGGGGCTTCTCCTCCACTGCGGGGCCGAAGTCGTCGACAGGAGAACGCTTTCCCATGTGGAAACCCCGTCCTGCACGGAATCGTGGTTCCCGCTTCCCCATGACTTCCTGCTGAAGGAAGTGGAATCCCAGCTCGCCGCCTACGGCTTCGGCATCGGAGAAACCACCCATGCCCTCAGCCATGAAGGAAAGCGGTATTTTGGCGTACTCCAAATCCTGCGGCCCGACGACGGCCCCGGCGACTACTCGTGGATTGTCGGCATCCGCAACTCCCACGACAAAACCTTCCCGGCCTCCCTGGTCATGGGAACGCGCGTGTTCGTCTGCGACAACCTCGCGTTCAACGGAGAAGTGAAACTCTCCCGAAAACATACGAGGTTCGCCGTGCGGGATCTGCGCTTCATGACCTCCCGCGCCGTCGGCAGGCTTGGGGAACAATTCCATCGTGAAGACGAACGGATTGCCGCCTACAAAAAGCAAAGGCTGACGGACAAGGCCGCCCACGATCTCCTGATCCGCGCGGTTGATTGCCGAGCAATCACGCCGACCGTCCTGCCGGAAGTCATCCGGTACTGGCGGGAGCCGCTTCATGAAGAATTCCGATCCCGTACCGTCTGGAGCCTGTTCAACGCCTTCACGGAGCAGTTCAAGGCCGTCAACCCGCATGTGGTCGCCAAACGGAGCCAGGCTCTGCACGGCCTGTGTGATTCCGTCTGCGGACTGATTGCCTGA